TGAGCTTTTGCTGGGTCTTGACAAAGCTTAACTTGCATGCTATTTTTTGTTGGAACCAAACATGCATAGTTGCTACCCATCTTCTGTTGTTTTTGGTGCTAGAGTGCCTTGTCAGTGCTAGTGGTCAATTTTGGTGCTATAATTGGATAATAAATTCTGTTGGAACTGCTAGTGCCTTCTGTTGTTGGAACTAAACAATTTGAACTAAAATTCTGGTCAATTGGATGATGAATTTCATGTCTTGTCGGCTGAATTGTTGGTCTCATTTTCTCTTTGGGTATGTTTGATGGGCTGTGTAATGGGGTTATAATCTGAGTGAAAATATAGTGGGCTGAAAGATGGCCCATTGAAGTGGCCCAGTTTCAAAATGGATCCAACAACAAGTGGGCCATGCGTTCTGAAAAAAGATGGCACGTCAGCTGCCACATTCAATGCCACGTCAACTGCCATGTTAGATGCCACATCAGGTGCCACGTTGGATGCCTTGTCAGCCGCCATGTCAGATGTCATGTCACTAATGGGTGCATATACGTGGCACAATTTGTGGCAATATATGTGACGTTTATTTCATAAATATTGGGTTCGGGGTTGAGCTAAGTGGGCTTTGGTTCATTTTGTGACGGTTTAGAAACGTCATAGATCATGTTCATCTGTGACGTTTACGAAAAAATGTCAATCGATTTAATTTGTGACGCTCATTCCATAATGATATCTAAAATCATCACAAGATCGTCATAGATTCTGTTTTGCGACGTTTTTTCAGCAATCTGTCTGTGACGATTTTGTTTTGTCATAAATTAAATAGGTTCTTGTAGTATAGTTCTGCATTGGTTTTTTAAAAATTGGGTGTGACAGTCCATCCCTACAAATGGGTTTTCACCTGCCCCTAAAATCCATTTTGGTAGTAGTTCCATGTCAGCTTTCTTATATTTCTATATGATTCCCATTTTGTCCCTTGTTTTCTCGCATTGCAAAAATTATTAGTCACATTTGACCTTTAGGGTTACAAACCAGTAACCAGTTACACACGGCTTTGGGACGATATGGACCAATTAGATAAAAGTATCCATCAACTTTCTTATGTTGTGAGTAAAGGACATGCAATATATCGGTGGTGATCTTTATGCACCACTTAAAATATTCTTCTAAAAAAATCATTCTTACCTATAACCATTTTTTCAAACACCAAAAACAACTTAATGTTAGTGGTCGGAAAGAGTTTCGACCCGTTACATACATCTAAGGTAATTTGTATGTATTTTGCGTGTACAAATCATTGAAGATACTACGCTAATAGCATTGCAGTATTCTTTTACATTCTTATCGGACGGAGTCGCTTACTCCACGAGCTGAGAGGATCTCCTAATAAGAATGAGGAGCTGCAGCTGGAGATTCTGGACCCGGCGCTGGAGCAGGAGAATCAGGATCTGGAGTTACGTCCAAGCTGATTTTGTAGACGGGCTTCTTGTTTGGGTAGAAGAGACCCCAATTCTGCTCCACACCCTTAGGCTTCTGGTTCTCGTTGAACATGGAGAAGAGATACGTCTTGATGGCGTCCGGGTGCCGCGGCGTGCCCCCTCTTATGTGCTTGATCAGGTTCTCGTTGTAGACCTTCGCGTTCTCCGGTGTCGCTGCCTTACCTCCGCCGGTTGGCCACCCCGTCTCCGACACCAGGACCGACACATTGGACACGCCGAGCTTGGACATGGCCTCATAGAAGGCGTCGATGGTCGTGTCGAAGAGGTTCTGGTAATTGTACTTGCCGTCCTTGACCACGGTGGCTGGAGCGGTGAAGAGCGCGTAGCGGATGTCCATGTCGCCCGGGTTGTAGGCGTAGGTGAAGTAGGGGTAGATGTTAGCCATGAGCGGCGCGCCCGTGCAAGCCAGGAACTTCAGCACTGGGCCCATGAACACCTGCGCCTCCTTGGTGAAATTGGCGGCGGAGGGCTGGTTGCACACGCCCACTATCGCCTGCGACACCGACGTGGTCACCTGGATGTGCCCAAGCttggccgcggcgagcgcggcgtgaACGTTCTCCATCGCCGGAGCAAGAAGGTCCGCCGGCTTGCCGGCCACCTCGTTGCCGACGGCGATGTAGAGGAACTTTACCGACGGGTAGGCTTGGATGTTGTCGCGGAcccaggaggcggcggccttcTTACTTGTGAGGTTGGACAGCACGTCGTTCGGCGCGCCGACGAGGACACCGATGCTGGTGCCGTTCAAGGCCTCCAGCGCCGCCTTGTCCGGCGCGTACAGCCGCATCGCCTTGATGCCGTTCGACTTGAACA
This genomic interval from Panicum virgatum strain AP13 chromosome 8K, P.virgatum_v5, whole genome shotgun sequence contains the following:
- the LOC120645513 gene encoding lichenase-2-like, producing the protein MRLVGTGACGWALGVRGWQAQARASGPAARASGPAARDAGNGNVKVHFYFVLPGVDSLGVCYGMSGSDLPPASTVVRMFKSNGIKAMRLYAPDKAALEALNGTSIGVLVGAPNDVLSNLTSKKAAASWVRDNIQAYPSVKFLYIAVGNEVAGKPADLLAPAMENVHAALAAAKLGHIQVTTSVSQAIVGVCNQPSAANFTKEAQVFMGPVLKFLACTGAPLMANIYPYFTYAYNPGDMDIRYALFTAPATVVKDGKYNYQNLFDTTIDAFYEAMSKLGVSNVSVLVSETGWPTGGGKAATPENAKVYNENLIKHIRGGTPRHPDAIKTYLFSMFNENQKPKGVEQNWGLFYPNKKPVYKISLDVTPDPDSPAPAPGPESPAAAPHSY